A stretch of Chloracidobacterium sp. DNA encodes these proteins:
- a CDS encoding DEAD/DEAH box helicase codes for MALNCSTPSAVSSAAVPSTLGKHPVRPISDCIAPEFTPVVRARGDTLCQSGRVLRFAANEGVISAVVRGSIDYQVEMLHDDDALVVSCTCPHFEEGNFCKHIWAVVRFAEAQGALPPVPTGHSFRLMAEVDHLPDETTTPESDLAKAAGEKPLAVSTSDWRRWFVQLGRQARAATPAAIAEQEILYLINVAQTRARGLLVVDVMSRTRKLDGAWGRPRPIALSIGQIGALPDARDRQALALLSGIREHVDWGPKVEWSPVSASVQIPTTALNVLMPLLCATGRCWLRPTDETSALPEVLQQPPLRWEAEPWRLHLEVQSVANPPHYTLMGELRRGEERQPLTAPRLLTSGGLVFSDEAVAPLQDDGAFYWIGLLRRSGPLRIPLADGTDLVSKLLRLPHLPPLTLPEPLRFETVEGVPTPVLRLRQGDSTTSDGALWATLGFDYEGLWIEASNPQPGVFDVEQRRFLRRDVAREQAAARLLHDLGIRFGRTPTDEAGYRFPAKRLPSLVRELMAHGWRVEAEGRLFRPMGRFSMEVRSGVDWFELHGVGDFGTATARLPELLAALRRGEQVVTLSDGSFGLLPEDWLTQYGVLAALGRVEDGHVRFAATQVSLLDALLAARPEVTFDERFRVLRDQLRRFSGVEPALEPPGFVGVLRPYQREGLGWLLFLQRFGFGGCLADAMGLGKTAQTLALLETRRARRAAEGLPPSLVVTPRSLIFNWRQETEKFTPQMRVLEYTGVGRTKSLAALADYDLILTTYGTLRRDALLLKDLAFDYVILDEAQAIKNARSESAKAVRLLNCRHRLALSGTPVENHLGELWSLFEFLNPGMLSTASVFKLTATGGRTLDPDLQAVLSRALRPFILRRTKEQVARDLPAKTEQTIYCEMENAQRRAYNELRDHYRRTLLGLVSAKGIQSAKLQILEALLRLRQAACHPGLLDPTKADEPSAKLDAFFLYLMEVLESGSKVLVFSQFTSLLALIRKRLDADGVTYEYLDGRTRNRQERVERFQSDPDCKLFLISLRAGGQGLNLTAAEYVFLLDPWWNPAVEAQAIDRAHRIGQTRPVFAYRLIVKDTVEEKVLELQATKRELADAIITADNSLIRNLERADLELLLS; via the coding sequence ATGGCTTTGAACTGTTCCACGCCGTCCGCCGTGTCGTCCGCCGCCGTTCCGTCCACGCTTGGGAAGCATCCGGTGCGCCCGATTTCGGATTGCATTGCGCCGGAGTTTACGCCGGTAGTTCGCGCACGCGGGGACACGCTGTGCCAAAGTGGGCGCGTGCTCCGCTTTGCAGCCAATGAAGGGGTCATTTCAGCGGTTGTCCGGGGCAGCATAGACTATCAGGTTGAAATGCTGCACGACGACGATGCGCTGGTAGTGTCCTGTACATGTCCGCATTTTGAGGAGGGCAACTTTTGTAAGCACATCTGGGCTGTGGTGCGGTTCGCCGAAGCGCAGGGTGCTTTACCTCCAGTCCCGACGGGACACTCGTTCCGACTGATGGCGGAGGTGGACCACCTGCCAGATGAAACAACGACCCCTGAAAGCGACCTTGCCAAGGCGGCTGGCGAGAAGCCACTGGCGGTTTCAACCTCCGACTGGCGGCGTTGGTTCGTTCAACTGGGACGGCAAGCTCGCGCCGCCACACCCGCCGCTATTGCCGAACAGGAAATTCTCTACCTGATCAACGTGGCGCAGACGCGCGCACGCGGACTGCTGGTGGTGGATGTGATGTCGCGGACGCGCAAGCTCGACGGCGCATGGGGCCGTCCGCGTCCGATCGCCTTGAGCATTGGGCAGATCGGCGCGCTGCCGGATGCGCGCGACCGACAGGCGCTGGCGTTATTGAGCGGCATACGGGAGCACGTGGACTGGGGGCCGAAAGTGGAGTGGTCGCCGGTCTCCGCTTCCGTACAGATTCCCACGACGGCGCTCAATGTGCTCATGCCGCTGCTGTGCGCGACCGGCCGGTGCTGGTTGCGTCCGACTGATGAGACCTCTGCGCTTCCAGAGGTGTTGCAGCAACCGCCGCTGCGCTGGGAGGCCGAGCCTTGGCGGTTGCATTTGGAGGTGCAATCCGTAGCCAACCCACCACACTATACTCTAATGGGTGAGTTGCGCCGTGGTGAAGAGCGCCAACCGCTAACAGCGCCCCGCTTGCTCACGTCTGGAGGCTTGGTCTTTTCAGATGAGGCGGTCGCGCCGCTACAAGATGACGGGGCGTTTTACTGGATTGGTCTGCTGCGCCGATCGGGGCCGTTGCGCATCCCACTCGCCGACGGCACAGACCTTGTAAGCAAGCTCCTGCGGCTGCCGCATCTGCCGCCGCTGACGCTACCAGAGCCGCTGCGTTTTGAAACCGTGGAGGGCGTTCCGACCCCAGTGCTGCGTCTCCGGCAAGGCGACAGTACGACGAGTGATGGGGCGCTGTGGGCGACGCTAGGCTTTGATTACGAAGGCTTGTGGATTGAGGCGTCCAACCCGCAGCCTGGCGTGTTCGATGTGGAACAACGGCGATTTCTCCGCCGTGATGTCGCCCGCGAGCAAGCCGCCGCCCGCCTGTTGCACGACTTGGGGATACGGTTCGGTCGGACGCCTACTGACGAAGCAGGATATCGTTTTCCGGCTAAGCGCCTGCCGTCACTGGTGCGTGAACTGATGGCGCACGGCTGGCGGGTAGAAGCTGAGGGCCGCTTGTTCCGACCGATGGGGCGGTTTTCGATGGAAGTTCGGTCGGGTGTGGACTGGTTTGAACTGCATGGCGTGGGCGATTTTGGGACGGCGACGGCCCGCTTGCCGGAGTTGCTAGCGGCGCTCCGGCGAGGTGAGCAAGTCGTAACGCTGTCGGACGGCTCATTTGGCCTCCTGCCTGAAGACTGGCTCACGCAGTACGGGGTTCTTGCGGCGTTAGGGCGGGTCGAAGACGGTCACGTGCGCTTCGCCGCGACGCAAGTGAGTTTACTGGACGCCCTACTGGCTGCGCGACCAGAAGTGACGTTTGACGAACGATTTCGCGTCCTGCGGGACCAACTGCGCCGCTTCAGCGGCGTCGAACCCGCCTTGGAGCCGCCGGGATTTGTCGGCGTGCTACGCCCATACCAACGAGAAGGACTTGGCTGGTTGCTGTTCCTCCAACGGTTTGGGTTTGGCGGCTGCTTGGCGGACGCTATGGGCTTAGGCAAAACCGCCCAAACCTTGGCGTTGCTGGAGACGCGCCGCGCGCGCCGCGCGGCTGAGGGGCTGCCGCCCTCGTTGGTTGTCACGCCGCGCTCGCTGATTTTCAACTGGCGGCAAGAAACGGAGAAGTTTACGCCGCAGATGCGTGTACTGGAGTATACCGGCGTCGGGCGGACAAAGTCATTGGCGGCGTTAGCCGACTACGACTTGATTTTGACCACCTATGGCACGCTGCGCCGCGACGCCCTCCTGCTCAAGGACCTCGCCTTTGATTACGTCATTCTGGACGAAGCTCAGGCCATCAAGAACGCCCGCAGCGAATCAGCCAAAGCTGTCCGCCTCCTCAACTGTCGTCACCGGCTGGCGCTCAGTGGAACGCCGGTGGAAAATCACCTTGGCGAGTTGTGGAGTTTGTTTGAGTTTCTCAACCCCGGCATGCTGAGCACGGCGTCGGTCTTCAAGCTTACGGCGACAGGCGGCCGCACGCTTGATCCTGACCTTCAAGCAGTGTTGTCCCGCGCTTTGCGGCCGTTCATCCTACGGCGGACAAAGGAGCAAGTGGCGCGCGATTTGCCCGCAAAAACCGAGCAGACGATTTACTGTGAGATGGAGAACGCACAGCGGCGCGCTTACAACGAATTGCGCGATCACTATCGGCGCACCTTGCTGGGTCTGGTGTCAGCGAAGGGGATTCAGTCAGCCAAGCTCCAGATTCTGGAAGCTTTGCTGCGCCTGCGGCAGGCGGCCTGTCACCCCGGACTGCTTGATCCGACCAAAGCCGACGAGCCAAGCGCCAAACTGGATGCATTTTTCCTGTACTTGATGGAAGTACTGGAAAGCGGCTCGAAGGTGTTAGTGTTCTCGCAGTTCACCAGCCTGCTGGCGCTCATCCGCAAGCGACTCGACGCGGACGGCGTAACATATGAATACCTCGACGGCCGCACACGCAATCGTCAAGAGCGTGTTGAGCGTTTTCAGTCCGATCCCGACTGCAAGCTGTTTCTCATCAGCCTGCGCGCTGGCGGGCAGGGGCTCAACCTGACGGCGGCGGAGTATGTTTTTTTGCTCGATCCATGGTGGAATCCGGCGGTTGAGGCGCAGGCGATTGACCGCGCGCACCGCATCGGCCAGACCCGCCCGGTGTTTGCGTACCGGTTGATTGTCAAGGACACTGTTGAGGAAAAGGTGCTGGAACTTCAAGCGACGAAGCGCGAGCTGGCCGACGCCATCATCACCGCCGACAACAGCCTCATTCGCAACCTCGAACGCGCCGACCTTGAACTGCTGCTGTCATGA